In a single window of the Equus quagga isolate Etosha38 chromosome 7, UCLA_HA_Equagga_1.0, whole genome shotgun sequence genome:
- the ACHE gene encoding acetylcholinesterase isoform X1, with translation MRPPRCPLHLPSLAAPLLFLLLFLLGGGAEAEGPEDPELLVTVREGRLRGIRLMAPGGPVSAFLGIPFAEPPVGPRRFLPPEPKRPWPGVLDATAFQSVCYQYVDTLYPGFKGTEMWNPNRELSEDCLYLNVWTPYPRPASPTPVLIWIYGGGFYSGASSLDVYDGRFLTQAEGTVLVSMNYRVGAFGFLALPGSREAPGNVGLLDQRLALQWVQENVAAFGGDPMSVTLFGESAGAASVGMHLLSPPSRGLFHRAVLQSGAPNGPWATVGVGEARRRATLLARLVGCPLGGTGGNDTELVACLRTRPAQDLVDHEWHVLPQESVFRFSFVPVVDGDFLSDTPEALINAGDFHSLQVLVGVVKDEGSYFLVYGAPGFSKDNESLISRAQFLAGVRVGVPQASDLAAEAVVLHYTDWLHPEDPARLREAMSDVVGDHNVVCPVAQLAGRLAAQGARVYAYIFEHRASTLSWPLWMGVPHGYEIEFIFGLPLEPSLNYTIEERTFAQRLMRYWANFARTGDPNDPRELKAPQWPPYTAGAQQYVSLNLRPLEVRRGLRAQACAFWNRFLPKLLSATASEAPSTCPGPAHGEAAPRPRPGLPLPLLLLLFLLLSWLPRL, from the exons ATGAGGCCCCCGCGGTGTCCCCTCCACTTGCCCTCCCTGGCTGCCccactcctttttctcctcctcttcctcctgggaggaggggcagaggctgagggCCCGGAGGATCCAGAGCTGCTGGTGACAGTACGTGAGGGCCGGCTGCGGGGCATCCGCCTTATGGCCCCTGGGGGCCCTGTCTCTGCCTTTCTGGGCATCCCCTTCGCAGAGCCACCTGTGGGCCCCCGTCGCTTTCTGCCACCAGAGCCTAAGAGGCCCTGGCCGGGGGTGCTGGACGCCACAGCCTTCCAAAGTGTCTGCTACCAATACGTGGACACCTTGTACCCTGGCTTCAAGGGCACCGAGATGTGGAACCCCAACCGTGAGCTGAGCGAGGACTGCCTCTACCTCAACGTGTGGACACCATACCCCCGGCCTGCATCCCCCACCCCTGTCCTCATCTGGATCTACGGGGGTGGCTTCTACAGCGGGGCCTCCTCCCTGGACGTGTATGATGGCCGATTCCTGACCCAGGCCGAGGGGACTGTGCTGGTGTCCATGAACTACCGGGTGGGAGCCTTTGGCTTCTTGGCCCTGCCGGGGAGCCGGGAGGCCCCAGGCAACGTGGGTCTGCTGGATCAGAGGCTGGCTCTGCAGTGGGTGCAGGAGAATGTGGCCGCCTTCGGGGGGGACCCAATGTCAGTGACTCTGTTTGGGGAAAGTGCAGGTGCGGCCTCGGTGGGCATGCACCTGCTGTCCCCACCCAGCCGGGGCCTGTTCCACAGGGCTGTGCTGCAGAGCGGTGCGCCCAATGGGCCCTGGGCCACGGTGGGCGTGGGCGAGGCCCGCCGCAGGGCCACCCTGCTGGCCCGCCTCGTAGGCTGTCCCCTGGGTGGCACTGGTGGCAATGACACAGAGCTGGTTGCCTGCCTGAGGACCCGGCCAGCTCAGGACCTGGTGGACCACGAGTGGCACGTGCTGCCTCAGGAAAGCGTGTTCCGCTTCTCTTTTGTGCCTGTGGTGGACGGAGACTTCCTCAGTGACACACCCGAGGCCCTCATCAATGCCGGAGACTTCCACAGCCTGCAG GTGCTGGTGGGTGTGGTGAAGGATGAGGGCTCCTATTTTCTGGTTTACGGGGCCCCAGGCTTCAGCAAAGACAACGAGTCTCTCATCAGCCGGGCCCAGTTCCTGGCTGGGGTGCGGGTCGGGGTCCCCCAGGCGAGTGACCTGGCTGCCGAGGCTGTGGTCCTGCATTATACAGACTGGCTGCACCCTGAGGACCCGGCGCGCCTGAGGGAGGCCATGAGTGACGTGGTGGGCGACCACAACGTCGTGTGCCCTGTGGCCCAGCTGGCTGGCCGACTGGCTGCCCAGGGTGCTCGGGTCTATGCCTACATCTTTGAACACCGTGCGTCTACACTCTCCTGGCCCCTCTGGATGGGGGTGCCCCATGGCTACGAGATCGAGTTCATCTTTGGGCTCCCCCTGGAACCCTCGCTAAACTACACCATCGAGGAGAGAACATTTGCCCAGCGACTGATGAGATACTGGGCCAACTTCGCCCGCACAGG GGACCCCAATGACCCCCGGGAGCTCAAAGCCCCGCAGTGGCCACCGTACACGGCGGGAGCGCAGCAGTACGTGAGCCTGAACCTGCGGCCGCTGGAGGTGCGGCGGGGGCTGCGCGCCCAGGCCTGCGCCTTCTGGAACCGCTTCCTCCCCAAATTGCTCAGCGCCACCG CCTCGGAGGCTCCCAGCACCTGCCCAGGCCCCGCCCATGGGGAGGCTGCCCCGAGGCCCAGGCCCGGCCTCCCCCtacccctccttctcctcctctttctcctcctctcctggctcccGCGGCTGTGA
- the ACHE gene encoding acetylcholinesterase isoform X2: MRPPRCPLHLPSLAAPLLFLLLFLLGGGAEAEGPEDPELLVTVREGRLRGIRLMAPGGPVSAFLGIPFAEPPVGPRRFLPPEPKRPWPGVLDATAFQSVCYQYVDTLYPGFKGTEMWNPNRELSEDCLYLNVWTPYPRPASPTPVLIWIYGGGFYSGASSLDVYDGRFLTQAEGTVLVSMNYRVGAFGFLALPGSREAPGNVGLLDQRLALQWVQENVAAFGGDPMSVTLFGESAGAASVGMHLLSPPSRGLFHRAVLQSGAPNGPWATVGVGEARRRATLLARLVGCPLGGTGGNDTELVACLRTRPAQDLVDHEWHVLPQESVFRFSFVPVVDGDFLSDTPEALINAGDFHSLQVLVGVVKDEGSYFLVYGAPGFSKDNESLISRAQFLAGVRVGVPQASDLAAEAVVLHYTDWLHPEDPARLREAMSDVVGDHNVVCPVAQLAGRLAAQGARVYAYIFEHRASTLSWPLWMGVPHGYEIEFIFGLPLEPSLNYTIEERTFAQRLMRYWANFARTGDPNDPRELKAPQWPPYTAGAQQYVSLNLRPLEVRRGLRAQACAFWNRFLPKLLSATDTLDEAERQWKAEFHRWSSYMVHWKNQFDHYSKQDRCSDL; encoded by the exons ATGAGGCCCCCGCGGTGTCCCCTCCACTTGCCCTCCCTGGCTGCCccactcctttttctcctcctcttcctcctgggaggaggggcagaggctgagggCCCGGAGGATCCAGAGCTGCTGGTGACAGTACGTGAGGGCCGGCTGCGGGGCATCCGCCTTATGGCCCCTGGGGGCCCTGTCTCTGCCTTTCTGGGCATCCCCTTCGCAGAGCCACCTGTGGGCCCCCGTCGCTTTCTGCCACCAGAGCCTAAGAGGCCCTGGCCGGGGGTGCTGGACGCCACAGCCTTCCAAAGTGTCTGCTACCAATACGTGGACACCTTGTACCCTGGCTTCAAGGGCACCGAGATGTGGAACCCCAACCGTGAGCTGAGCGAGGACTGCCTCTACCTCAACGTGTGGACACCATACCCCCGGCCTGCATCCCCCACCCCTGTCCTCATCTGGATCTACGGGGGTGGCTTCTACAGCGGGGCCTCCTCCCTGGACGTGTATGATGGCCGATTCCTGACCCAGGCCGAGGGGACTGTGCTGGTGTCCATGAACTACCGGGTGGGAGCCTTTGGCTTCTTGGCCCTGCCGGGGAGCCGGGAGGCCCCAGGCAACGTGGGTCTGCTGGATCAGAGGCTGGCTCTGCAGTGGGTGCAGGAGAATGTGGCCGCCTTCGGGGGGGACCCAATGTCAGTGACTCTGTTTGGGGAAAGTGCAGGTGCGGCCTCGGTGGGCATGCACCTGCTGTCCCCACCCAGCCGGGGCCTGTTCCACAGGGCTGTGCTGCAGAGCGGTGCGCCCAATGGGCCCTGGGCCACGGTGGGCGTGGGCGAGGCCCGCCGCAGGGCCACCCTGCTGGCCCGCCTCGTAGGCTGTCCCCTGGGTGGCACTGGTGGCAATGACACAGAGCTGGTTGCCTGCCTGAGGACCCGGCCAGCTCAGGACCTGGTGGACCACGAGTGGCACGTGCTGCCTCAGGAAAGCGTGTTCCGCTTCTCTTTTGTGCCTGTGGTGGACGGAGACTTCCTCAGTGACACACCCGAGGCCCTCATCAATGCCGGAGACTTCCACAGCCTGCAG GTGCTGGTGGGTGTGGTGAAGGATGAGGGCTCCTATTTTCTGGTTTACGGGGCCCCAGGCTTCAGCAAAGACAACGAGTCTCTCATCAGCCGGGCCCAGTTCCTGGCTGGGGTGCGGGTCGGGGTCCCCCAGGCGAGTGACCTGGCTGCCGAGGCTGTGGTCCTGCATTATACAGACTGGCTGCACCCTGAGGACCCGGCGCGCCTGAGGGAGGCCATGAGTGACGTGGTGGGCGACCACAACGTCGTGTGCCCTGTGGCCCAGCTGGCTGGCCGACTGGCTGCCCAGGGTGCTCGGGTCTATGCCTACATCTTTGAACACCGTGCGTCTACACTCTCCTGGCCCCTCTGGATGGGGGTGCCCCATGGCTACGAGATCGAGTTCATCTTTGGGCTCCCCCTGGAACCCTCGCTAAACTACACCATCGAGGAGAGAACATTTGCCCAGCGACTGATGAGATACTGGGCCAACTTCGCCCGCACAGG GGACCCCAATGACCCCCGGGAGCTCAAAGCCCCGCAGTGGCCACCGTACACGGCGGGAGCGCAGCAGTACGTGAGCCTGAACCTGCGGCCGCTGGAGGTGCGGCGGGGGCTGCGCGCCCAGGCCTGCGCCTTCTGGAACCGCTTCCTCCCCAAATTGCTCAGCGCCACCG ACACGCTGGACGAGGCGGAGCGCCAGTGGAAGGCCGAGTTCCACCGCTGGAGCTCCTACATGGTGCACTGGAAGAACCAGTTTGACCATTACAGCAAGCAGGATCGCTGCTCCGACCTGTGA